In one window of bacterium DNA:
- the ppc gene encoding phosphoenolpyruvate carboxylase, whose protein sequence is MAEMHSDVLPGDKEALLRRDIRELGAMLGDVLSEQEGRDFFEIVELIRSLTKSYRTDGSPETERSIRDIVEALDLATAHKLIRAFTFFFVVVNAADEIHRIRRQRVHAAASDDARPGSLREALEDMALEGLQAGDLHSVLSSMQLLPVFTAHPTEATRQTVLRKILHIGELLLRRDTTQLTAEEQEELRQDIKTELTILWQTNAIRTQKMTVRDEVRRGLFYFRHILYESIPPFYRRLNHDIAELYGSVEPAPVLLRFGSWIGGDRDGHPYVTTDITRMTFDLHRRQILQLYIADMDRLFNTLSNSTRLVHADEELLASFRSDKAALKGQITDEDLRDQSEIYRVKTYMIWQKLRNTLNEEQPGYAHAGEFEGDLLLMHDSLLHHGGEMIASRLLQPLLYKVRTFGFHLAALDVRQNSELIGNAVAELMDRAEVCSNLTELAEEDRSLLLTRELLNSRPIVGLRHELEGETLQVLEEMAIILEGKETFGEESCGDYIISMSTAASDVLEAMLLAREVGLIDVRQGELRNSRIDILPLFETIDDLRGAADVMASLFTNPAYAQHLALRGNEQKIMLGYSDSNKDGGIVTSNFELYKAQISLKKVCDAHDVHLTIFHGRGGSVSRGGGPLHQAILAQPSGTVDGSIKITEQGEMISAKYSMPQIALRSLELAASAVLRSTAECNYLSRRSENPEHITLFENISRDAMQAYRALLENPDFIPFFRQATPIDVIEQIEIGSRPPSRKKSDAIDNLRAIPWVFSWTQTRNILSGWYGFGTAMQNAVESGALNWKKLAAWYEEWSFFKVMVSNIEMTLLKADMGIAAEYLHLCDDEQAAEALFHDIEAEYRRSRDAITRITGGDLLEDNPSLQRSIMLRNPYIDPISHIQVMLLKRFRSKSVNPQQRQAILDVLRASVNGIAAGMRRTG, encoded by the coding sequence ATGGCGGAAATGCATAGCGACGTCCTGCCAGGGGACAAGGAAGCGCTGCTGCGCAGGGATATCCGGGAACTGGGCGCAATGCTCGGAGATGTGCTTTCAGAGCAGGAGGGAAGGGACTTTTTCGAAATTGTCGAGCTGATTCGCAGCCTGACCAAATCATACAGAACGGACGGCAGTCCCGAGACCGAGCGCAGTATCCGTGATATCGTCGAAGCACTGGATCTTGCCACAGCACATAAACTGATCCGCGCCTTCACCTTCTTTTTCGTCGTTGTCAACGCAGCCGATGAAATTCATCGCATCCGGCGTCAGCGTGTGCATGCTGCGGCATCGGACGACGCGCGTCCCGGATCCCTGCGCGAGGCCCTGGAAGATATGGCGCTTGAGGGATTGCAGGCCGGGGATCTGCATTCCGTCCTTTCCTCCATGCAGCTGCTTCCGGTGTTCACCGCGCATCCCACGGAAGCGACACGGCAGACGGTGCTGCGGAAAATTCTCCACATCGGCGAACTGCTGCTGCGGCGCGATACTACGCAGCTGACCGCAGAGGAACAGGAAGAACTGCGCCAGGATATCAAAACGGAGCTGACCATTCTCTGGCAGACCAACGCGATTCGCACGCAGAAAATGACGGTGCGCGATGAAGTGCGGCGGGGACTGTTCTATTTCCGCCACATTCTGTATGAGTCCATCCCGCCATTTTACCGCCGCCTGAACCATGACATAGCCGAGCTGTACGGCAGTGTGGAACCGGCACCCGTGCTGTTGCGCTTCGGGTCGTGGATCGGGGGCGACAGGGACGGACATCCCTATGTGACAACGGATATCACGCGCATGACCTTCGATCTGCATCGCAGACAGATTCTGCAGCTCTATATCGCGGATATGGACCGGCTGTTCAATACGCTCAGCAACTCGACGCGGCTCGTGCACGCCGATGAGGAACTGCTGGCTTCCTTCCGGTCCGACAAGGCTGCATTGAAGGGACAGATCACCGATGAAGATCTGCGCGATCAGTCTGAAATCTACCGCGTGAAAACCTACATGATCTGGCAGAAGCTGCGCAACACCCTCAACGAGGAGCAGCCGGGCTACGCCCATGCCGGAGAATTCGAAGGCGATCTGCTGCTCATGCACGACAGTCTGCTGCATCATGGCGGGGAAATGATCGCCTCGCGTCTGCTGCAGCCGCTGCTGTACAAGGTGAGGACGTTCGGCTTTCATCTCGCGGCACTGGACGTGCGGCAGAACTCGGAACTGATCGGCAATGCCGTGGCTGAGCTGATGGACAGGGCGGAGGTGTGTTCGAATCTCACGGAACTGGCGGAGGAGGATCGCAGCCTGCTGCTGACACGCGAACTGCTCAACAGTCGTCCCATCGTCGGACTCCGCCACGAACTCGAGGGCGAAACGCTGCAGGTGCTCGAAGAAATGGCAATCATTCTCGAGGGGAAAGAAACATTCGGTGAGGAAAGCTGTGGTGACTATATCATCAGTATGAGTACCGCCGCGAGCGATGTGCTCGAGGCCATGCTGCTCGCCCGCGAAGTGGGATTGATTGACGTGCGGCAGGGAGAACTGCGCAATTCGCGCATCGACATTCTGCCGCTGTTTGAAACAATCGACGATTTGCGTGGGGCTGCCGACGTCATGGCTTCCCTGTTCACCAATCCCGCCTATGCCCAGCATCTCGCCCTGCGTGGAAATGAACAGAAAATCATGCTGGGATATTCGGACAGCAATAAGGACGGTGGCATTGTCACCTCGAATTTCGAGCTGTACAAGGCACAGATTTCCCTCAAGAAGGTTTGCGATGCGCATGATGTGCATCTGACGATTTTCCATGGCCGCGGGGGCAGTGTCTCACGCGGCGGCGGTCCGCTGCATCAGGCGATTCTGGCGCAGCCATCAGGGACCGTCGACGGGAGTATCAAGATTACCGAACAGGGGGAGATGATTTCCGCCAAATATTCCATGCCGCAGATCGCCCTGCGAAGTCTGGAGCTGGCGGCGTCCGCCGTATTGCGCAGCACGGCGGAATGCAATTATCTGTCGCGCCGCAGCGAGAATCCGGAACACATCACCCTGTTTGAAAATATTTCACGGGATGCGATGCAGGCTTACCGCGCGCTGTTGGAGAACCCGGATTTCATTCCGTTCTTCCGCCAGGCCACACCGATCGACGTGATCGAACAAATCGAGATCGGCTCGCGTCCCCCGTCCCGCAAGAAAAGCGACGCCATCGACAACCTCCGCGCCATCCCCTGGGTATTCTCATGGACGCAGACCAGGAACATCCTCTCGGGCTGGTACGGCTTTGGTACTGCCATGCAGAACGCCGTGGAATCCGGCGCACTGAACTGGAAAAAGCTTGCTGCGTGGTATGAAGAGTGGTCGTTCTTCAAAGTCATGGTCAGCAACATCGAGATGACGCTGCTCAAAGCCGACATGGGGATTGCGGCCGAATACCTGCATCTCTGTGACGATGAACAGGCGGCAGAGGCGCTGTTCCATGACATCGAAGCGGAGTACCGGCGCAGCCGCGATGCGATCACACGCATTACCGGAGGCGACCTGCTCGAGGACAATCCTTCGCTGCAGCGCTCCATCATGCTGCGGAATCCCTATATTGATCCCATCAGCCACATACAGGTCATGCTGCTGAAACGCTTCCGGAGCAAATCCGTCAATCCGCAGCAGCGCCAGGCGATACTCGACGTCCTTCGCGCCTCGGTCAACGGCATTGCCGCCGGTATGCGCCGCACAGGTTGA
- a CDS encoding DUF2156 domain-containing protein, whose amino-acid sequence MIPFSPHTATMEVQLALDLVLQYGWNATSYQILNPGIEHWFSSAGDAVVGYVRHYGVRIAAGAPVCDTARLADVIDEFEAAGSRRVCYFGAEQRLIEALPCGQTHTSIVLGAQPAWNPADWPLMLAEHASLRAQLNRARNKGVVVERWDNERATAHPALQRCLEEWLQTRGLPPLHFLIEPQTLERLFNRMIFIARLEQHVVGFLVASPIPQRGGWLIEQNVRGSAAPNGTAELLIDAAVNAMAVEGARHVTLGLSPISRHARAREEHNPVWLRAVLSTVRAWGRRFYNFEGLDNFKAKFHAPRWETVYAVSNESSMSMHTLFATAAAFAGENPLRTLLKGLRRQPSV is encoded by the coding sequence ATGATACCGTTTTCCCCGCACACGGCTACAATGGAGGTACAGCTCGCGCTCGACCTGGTTCTGCAATACGGGTGGAATGCGACGTCGTACCAGATACTCAATCCCGGTATCGAGCACTGGTTCAGCAGTGCAGGTGATGCCGTGGTCGGCTACGTGCGACATTACGGGGTGCGCATTGCGGCAGGTGCACCGGTGTGCGACACCGCGAGGCTGGCTGATGTCATCGACGAATTCGAGGCGGCAGGGAGCAGGCGCGTATGTTATTTCGGGGCCGAACAGCGCCTGATCGAAGCCCTGCCCTGCGGTCAGACGCATACATCCATCGTGCTCGGCGCACAGCCTGCCTGGAATCCGGCCGACTGGCCGCTGATGCTCGCTGAACACGCGTCCCTGCGCGCGCAGCTCAATCGCGCGCGCAACAAGGGTGTCGTGGTTGAGCGGTGGGACAATGAGCGCGCGACTGCACATCCCGCACTGCAGCGCTGCCTGGAGGAATGGCTGCAGACGAGGGGACTTCCACCCCTGCATTTCCTCATAGAGCCGCAGACACTGGAGAGGCTTTTCAACCGCATGATCTTCATTGCGCGCCTGGAGCAGCATGTCGTCGGCTTTCTCGTGGCATCGCCCATTCCCCAGCGCGGGGGCTGGCTGATCGAACAGAACGTGCGCGGCAGTGCAGCGCCGAATGGAACGGCGGAACTGCTTATCGATGCTGCCGTCAATGCCATGGCGGTGGAAGGCGCCAGGCATGTGACGCTCGGACTCTCACCGATTTCCCGGCACGCACGCGCGCGCGAGGAGCATAACCCCGTGTGGCTGCGCGCGGTGCTGTCGACCGTGCGCGCGTGGGGACGACGTTTCTACAATTTTGAGGGACTCGATAATTTCAAAGCCAAGTTCCACGCGCCGCGCTGGGAAACCGTATACGCGGTTTCCAATGAATCGTCAATGTCCATGCATACACTGTTCGCGACAGCCGCGGCATTCGCCGGAGAAAATCCGCTCAGGACTCTGCTCAAGGGACTCCGCCGCCAGCCTTCCGTGTGA
- a CDS encoding response regulator has product MRCLIIEDNDGMRELLRQLLTDYCEEIAEARNGEEGYKIYRSSKPDLVIMDNFLPGIDGLETAEKIIEIEPTAHIVMVTDFDEVPYRQAAMRSGIRGFYGKNDLMHLRSYIRFLQEAGPPDAGPRKN; this is encoded by the coding sequence ATGCGCTGCCTCATCATCGAAGACAATGACGGAATGCGCGAACTCCTCCGCCAGCTCCTTACGGATTACTGTGAGGAAATTGCGGAGGCGCGCAACGGGGAGGAGGGCTACAAAATATATCGTTCATCGAAGCCGGATCTTGTCATCATGGACAATTTCCTGCCAGGTATTGATGGACTCGAGACTGCGGAGAAAATCATTGAGATAGAACCGACAGCACACATCGTCATGGTGACGGATTTTGACGAAGTTCCGTATCGCCAGGCCGCGATGCGTTCAGGTATTCGGGGCTTCTACGGAAAAAACGACCTCATGCATCTACGTTCCTACATTCGCTTCCTTCAGGAAGCGGGTCCACCGGATGCAGGCCCCCGAAAGAACTGA
- a CDS encoding response regulator transcription factor, whose translation MPQQNRISIVIADDHPLFRKGLREVIEAEKHLQIIGEAGDGEAAVEQIQKHKPEVAVLDIDMPRLNGLDVCERVLKPVTAPGVIILTMYDDEALFERAMHLGVKGYILKDSAADDIVQGIEMVARKGYFISPSLTGHVMRDSPLRSDNEGRAGLLKLTPSERRILAMIATEMTSAEIADELHISPRTVEHHRSNIIGKLGLSGQYALVRYALQNKDSL comes from the coding sequence ATGCCGCAACAGAATAGGATCAGCATCGTGATAGCGGATGATCACCCGCTTTTCCGCAAAGGTCTGCGGGAAGTCATCGAAGCGGAGAAGCACCTGCAAATCATTGGTGAAGCAGGAGATGGTGAAGCGGCAGTGGAGCAGATTCAAAAGCACAAACCGGAAGTGGCGGTTCTCGACATCGACATGCCGCGGCTCAACGGACTCGATGTCTGTGAGCGGGTACTCAAACCTGTGACGGCGCCCGGTGTGATCATCCTCACCATGTACGACGACGAAGCGCTGTTCGAACGGGCAATGCATCTCGGGGTGAAAGGATATATCCTGAAAGACAGTGCCGCCGACGATATCGTGCAGGGCATTGAAATGGTTGCCCGCAAAGGGTATTTCATCAGTCCTTCACTCACCGGACATGTCATGCGCGACAGTCCCCTGCGCAGTGACAACGAAGGACGCGCCGGACTCCTGAAGCTCACCCCGTCAGAGCGCCGTATCCTCGCGATGATTGCAACGGAAATGACATCGGCGGAAATCGCGGACGAACTGCATATCAGTCCACGCACCGTCGAGCATCACCGTTCAAATATCATCGGGAAACTCGGGCTGTCCGGCCAGTACGCCCTGGTTCGCTACGCGCTGCAGAACAAGGATTCGCTCTGA